The Paraburkholderia fungorum genome window below encodes:
- a CDS encoding DarT ssDNA thymidine ADP-ribosyltransferase family protein, with protein sequence MGILLYQLMIVGSLFAVRLIAPRRLLPACLIWSALTLFNVFWPPLMVIQLLVIWITYGTIQPAEKKSAPSNHASGPAQKTASARNTATGLRPVTFGTPEPLRPAPARSVDIPTPAPPSLIATLRDWDDRIARTNAINTACAPLLSVCFAERLRIEKALERARPRLAIERKKANDPNFAALYDASSAKARETMTNIDATLNGGAPQPALESIVCGDLTAMPRHPDVRVQQGIREKIEAEIASYAAFLSTLVRTLKEPGLTPVFQRSLTELKAADLLRRISAFEKSGVDWRNPADFRDSAKVTSDAVAVRAASGAGLVTSAPLTEQPKSPSGSAVKMVLGTAPVATPAPRVTPRIFTDTLNRHETVSNELEAAAKKRGILRLVHFTHADNLESILRHGLCSVSAARMVGLNPKVNDKQRLDGHPWSISLSIAAPNHKMFYKYRMLDEHENWVVLLIDRAVLWQKDCAFYPRNAADHRMRDLPLDGQKTVKAFESMYDALDGLPTREAQHLNTFDPTDSQAEVLVFDRIEPSMIEGVAFENAGIQARNAHFLGPREALLYPEGKGFFGSREFMTR encoded by the coding sequence GTGGGGATCCTTCTTTATCAGCTCATGATCGTGGGCAGTCTGTTCGCCGTACGGCTCATCGCTCCGCGACGGTTGCTTCCAGCCTGCCTGATCTGGAGTGCGCTTACGCTCTTCAACGTTTTCTGGCCACCGTTGATGGTGATTCAACTCCTGGTGATCTGGATCACATACGGGACAATCCAGCCGGCCGAAAAGAAGTCTGCGCCGTCCAACCACGCCAGCGGACCTGCACAGAAGACAGCCTCAGCGCGCAACACTGCCACAGGACTGCGACCTGTCACGTTCGGCACACCTGAACCGTTGCGTCCGGCACCGGCCAGATCGGTAGACATCCCGACACCCGCACCCCCTTCCCTGATTGCGACACTGCGCGACTGGGACGACCGCATCGCGCGGACCAATGCGATCAATACCGCGTGCGCACCGTTGCTATCGGTGTGTTTTGCGGAGCGTTTGCGCATCGAGAAGGCGCTCGAAAGGGCTCGGCCTCGTCTCGCAATCGAGCGTAAAAAAGCGAACGACCCGAACTTCGCGGCCCTCTATGACGCCAGCTCCGCGAAGGCGCGCGAGACGATGACAAACATCGACGCGACCTTGAACGGCGGCGCACCGCAGCCCGCGTTGGAGTCAATCGTGTGCGGCGACCTGACTGCGATGCCGCGCCACCCGGATGTCCGGGTCCAGCAGGGGATTCGCGAAAAGATCGAAGCGGAGATCGCGTCCTACGCGGCATTCCTTTCGACACTAGTCCGCACGTTGAAGGAGCCTGGCCTGACGCCGGTTTTCCAAAGAAGTCTGACCGAACTGAAAGCGGCCGATCTGTTGCGGCGAATTTCGGCGTTCGAAAAGAGCGGCGTGGACTGGCGCAACCCGGCTGACTTTCGAGATTCAGCCAAGGTGACGTCCGATGCAGTTGCGGTGCGAGCGGCGTCAGGTGCAGGTCTGGTGACCAGTGCTCCTCTCACCGAACAGCCCAAATCACCTTCGGGCTCCGCGGTGAAGATGGTGTTAGGCACGGCACCGGTCGCAACCCCGGCTCCGCGAGTAACGCCCCGGATATTCACGGACACACTAAACCGGCATGAGACGGTCTCGAATGAACTCGAAGCCGCTGCAAAAAAGCGGGGAATCCTGCGACTCGTGCATTTCACGCATGCCGATAATCTCGAGTCGATTCTGCGGCATGGGCTGTGTTCCGTGAGCGCGGCCCGGATGGTAGGGTTAAACCCGAAGGTGAACGACAAGCAGCGGCTCGACGGGCATCCGTGGAGCATCTCGCTCTCGATAGCAGCGCCGAATCACAAGATGTTCTACAAGTACCGGATGCTCGACGAGCACGAGAACTGGGTCGTGTTGCTGATCGACCGCGCGGTACTCTGGCAAAAAGATTGCGCGTTTTATCCACGCAACGCGGCCGACCACCGGATGCGCGACTTGCCGTTGGACGGTCAGAAAACCGTGAAGGCGTTTGAGTCGATGTACGACGCTCTTGACGGCCTGCCGACTCGTGAAGCGCAACATCTGAACACGTTCGATCCAACCGATTCGCAAGCTGAGGTGCTGGTGTTCGATCGCATCGAGCCCAGTATGATCGAGGGCGTCGCCTTCGAGAACGCCGGGATCCAGGCGCGAAATGCGCACTTTCTTGGCCCGCGTGAAGCCCTGCTCTATCCAGAAGGAAAAGGGTTTTTCGGCTCACGTGAATTCATGACCCGATAG
- a CDS encoding DarT1-associated NADAR antitoxin family protein, with protein sequence MAKRPVFIPELDGPILVRTEQVEFEWFAGLAITQKQRSIDALHANALERFGLGAILEVSTRSRAALGSRLSAFNLMLTTDAHPKRLSVECAFQGSKVFERGGPYRDLYDMTSRDAKRDIRLQESGRLTGFRLGQIDWPLEPRTAFYDWLYLAALLEHDDLRDEIAGYQAFTDIEFNPERSINCQAYTVALYASLAARGQLDAVVKGRDAYLALVGERPISQATLNTVQQSSLF encoded by the coding sequence ATGGCGAAGCGTCCCGTTTTCATTCCCGAGCTTGACGGCCCGATTCTGGTGCGGACCGAGCAGGTCGAATTCGAATGGTTCGCTGGACTTGCCATTACGCAGAAACAACGCTCGATCGATGCACTGCACGCAAACGCGCTCGAACGATTCGGCCTCGGTGCGATTCTGGAGGTCTCCACCAGATCGCGAGCCGCGTTAGGCTCACGCCTGAGCGCTTTCAATCTCATGCTGACGACCGACGCGCACCCGAAAAGACTCAGCGTCGAATGCGCATTTCAGGGAAGCAAAGTATTTGAACGCGGCGGTCCCTATCGCGACCTCTACGACATGACGTCGCGCGATGCGAAGCGTGACATTCGCCTGCAGGAGTCGGGGCGGCTGACCGGCTTCCGTCTGGGTCAGATCGATTGGCCGCTGGAACCACGAACGGCTTTCTACGACTGGCTTTATCTGGCGGCGCTGCTGGAACACGACGACCTGCGCGACGAGATTGCCGGCTACCAGGCATTCACAGACATCGAGTTCAATCCTGAGCGCTCGATCAACTGTCAGGCGTACACAGTCGCCCTGTATGCGTCACTGGCCGCTCGTGGTCAACTGGACGCCGTCGTGAAAGGCAGAGACGCGTATCTCGCGCTTGTCGGCGAGCGACCCATCAGCCAGGCGACGTTGAATACTGTTCAGCAGTCGTCGCTGTTCTGA
- a CDS encoding helix-turn-helix domain-containing protein: MSGVVDHTAADTSPSMSRAIRRSVAFIERSFAQPVSLATLAATAGLSVSRFATLFRQEVGIPPHRYVCLVRIQHAKRLLRDGVPPCEVAAEVGFFDQSHLGRHFRRAVGVTPGHFVASPDSATDSSFARVRPFAFR; the protein is encoded by the coding sequence ATGAGCGGAGTCGTCGACCACACTGCAGCCGACACGTCGCCGTCGATGTCGCGGGCCATCAGACGGAGCGTGGCCTTCATCGAGCGTTCGTTCGCGCAGCCTGTCAGTCTCGCGACGCTGGCGGCCACGGCGGGGCTAAGCGTCTCGCGTTTCGCCACGCTGTTTCGCCAGGAAGTTGGGATACCGCCGCATCGATACGTGTGTCTGGTGCGAATTCAACATGCGAAGCGGCTATTGCGCGACGGTGTCCCGCCTTGTGAGGTGGCGGCCGAAGTGGGGTTTTTCGACCAAAGTCATCTTGGCCGGCATTTTCGGCGCGCGGTAGGGGTGACGCCCGGCCATTTCGTTGCTTCACCGGATTCGGCGACGGACAGTTCTTTCGCGCGAGTGCGGCCGTTCGCCTTCAGATGA
- a CDS encoding hydantoinase B/oxoprolinase family protein, translating into MQFDKAVLQIFANYCVAAAESMAYTLVRTAHSTFVKETEDFSCAITTPEGLTFASPKTLGATWYVGLDYSAVIGLIDDYEPGDIGMTNDAYSGFVATHTPDIVLWKPVFYEGEIACFVGGHIHNTDMGGAVPASLSRTLTEIQQEGIRFPPCKIVRRGVVDESLIRLMATNVRVPNQNTGDLHAQLASLHTGERRVLEIIERFGIDGFRAGMSALLEYSEAQARTILRGIPDGDYFFAEFADEDSVNGKPMRVALTARIRDGLVEMDYTGSDPQLQSSLNMPTGGRERHALALVGLVYVLYTLNPDILLNTGMLRVARCILPEGTVVNAQPPAAVGMRSLTCKLTHLLTFGAFSQAVPERLGACPAGGLSILSVKTTSAQGATVMASIGPIGGGAGGGPGDDGEDGSGANNAFLRNTPVEINEAEVPIRILRYGVAPGSGGAGQYRGGQGLVMEFKVFSPNTLVTARNRDRTRFASWGVRGGHAGGNARFTRNPDTAHAEELDNNDLVVCMPGDVIRLIGAGAGGYGRPVDREPLRVRDDVLRGYVSADEAREVYGVALAGDNVDETATASLRGALRDRLAGADLPAFTYGPYREAFEAKWTRERYAALTDILARVPVQWRYFIKHRLFDALDARLAQRTAQGETDSGDAALVHQLFGELCTTYAELKVA; encoded by the coding sequence ATGCAATTCGACAAGGCAGTGCTTCAGATTTTCGCAAACTATTGCGTGGCGGCCGCCGAGAGCATGGCCTACACGCTGGTGCGGACCGCGCATTCGACCTTCGTGAAGGAGACCGAAGACTTCTCGTGCGCGATCACGACCCCGGAAGGGCTCACGTTCGCGTCGCCGAAAACGCTCGGCGCGACGTGGTACGTCGGTCTCGACTACAGCGCCGTGATCGGCCTGATCGACGACTACGAGCCCGGCGACATCGGCATGACCAACGACGCGTATAGCGGCTTCGTCGCGACCCATACGCCGGACATCGTGCTGTGGAAGCCGGTGTTCTACGAAGGCGAGATCGCGTGTTTCGTCGGCGGCCATATTCATAACACCGACATGGGCGGCGCGGTGCCCGCGTCGCTGTCGCGCACGCTCACTGAGATCCAGCAGGAGGGCATCCGCTTCCCGCCGTGCAAGATCGTGCGCCGGGGCGTGGTCGACGAATCGTTGATCCGGCTGATGGCGACCAATGTGCGCGTGCCCAACCAGAACACCGGCGATCTGCATGCGCAACTGGCGTCGCTGCATACCGGCGAACGACGCGTGCTGGAAATTATCGAGCGCTTCGGCATCGACGGTTTCAGGGCCGGCATGAGCGCGTTGCTCGAGTACTCGGAGGCGCAGGCGCGCACCATTTTGCGGGGCATCCCGGACGGCGATTATTTCTTCGCCGAATTCGCCGACGAAGACTCGGTCAACGGCAAGCCGATGCGCGTCGCGCTGACCGCGCGAATTCGCGACGGTCTCGTCGAGATGGACTACACGGGCAGCGACCCGCAACTGCAGTCGTCGCTGAACATGCCGACCGGCGGGCGCGAACGGCACGCGCTTGCGCTGGTCGGTCTCGTCTACGTGCTGTACACGCTCAATCCGGACATCCTGCTGAATACGGGGATGCTGCGGGTGGCCCGCTGCATCCTGCCGGAAGGCACGGTGGTCAACGCGCAGCCGCCCGCTGCGGTCGGCATGCGCAGCCTGACCTGCAAGCTCACGCATCTGCTGACCTTCGGCGCGTTCTCGCAGGCAGTGCCGGAGCGCCTGGGCGCGTGCCCGGCAGGCGGCCTGTCGATCCTCAGCGTCAAGACGACAAGTGCCCAAGGTGCCACCGTGATGGCGTCGATCGGCCCGATTGGCGGCGGCGCGGGCGGCGGTCCCGGCGACGATGGCGAAGACGGCTCCGGCGCCAACAATGCCTTTCTGCGCAACACGCCGGTCGAGATCAACGAGGCGGAAGTGCCGATCCGGATTCTGCGTTACGGCGTCGCGCCGGGCTCGGGCGGTGCGGGGCAGTATCGCGGCGGCCAGGGGCTCGTGATGGAGTTCAAGGTGTTCTCGCCGAATACGCTCGTCACCGCGCGCAACCGCGACCGCACGCGCTTCGCGTCGTGGGGTGTGCGCGGCGGCCACGCGGGTGGCAACGCGCGTTTTACGCGCAATCCCGATACGGCCCACGCGGAAGAACTGGACAACAACGATCTCGTCGTCTGCATGCCGGGCGATGTGATCCGGCTGATTGGCGCAGGGGCGGGCGGTTATGGGCGTCCGGTCGATCGCGAGCCGCTGCGGGTGCGCGACGACGTACTGCGCGGCTACGTCTCCGCCGACGAGGCGCGCGAAGTCTACGGTGTCGCGCTGGCTGGCGATAACGTGGATGAAACCGCCACGGCGTCGCTGCGCGGCGCACTGCGTGACAGGCTCGCGGGAGCGGATCTGCCCGCGTTCACATACGGCCCGTACCGCGAAGCCTTCGAGGCGAAATGGACCCGTGAACGTTATGCGGCGCTGACCGACATCCTTGCGCGCGTGCCGGTGCAGTGGCGCTACTTCATCAAGCACAGATTGTTCGACGCGCTAGACGCGCGTCTCGCCCAGCGCACGGCGCAAGGCGAGACCGACTCGGGCGATGCTGCCCTGGTGCATCAACTGTTCGGGGAGCTATGTACCACTTACGCGGAATTGAAGGTTGCGTAG
- a CDS encoding hydantoinase/oxoprolinase family protein, with product MGLRIGVDIGGSFADFAVLDDATGELKTLKVFSRPDSPGSEVLRGMEQLRERDGIAPADVTYFTHGTTVGVNAVVQRKGLRLGLITTRHFEDVLDLARLKGPDMYNLLSKRPAPLVPRERVFGVTGRLAADGSVETPIDEASVLDALTRLRQAGCEGVVVALLHAYRNPAHEHAVKAIIEREIPGFFVSCSSDVWPIIREYERTSTAVIGGYVQPKVSHYLSSLQRALVETGITADMKVTKSNGGVMSAEAGKTNCVQMILSGTASGVIGAAYVARQSGIDHCMSLDIGGTTADVALIVDGEPQYASGEYLGDFQIHIPSVSVSSIGDGGGSIAWVDDFGVLKVGPESAGSNPGPACYGRGGSRATITDAFVVLGVIGNASLGYNSVSVDHDAAHRAVGVLAHRLGIDVYAAAEAVVGVAVSGMYAGVSRIVSRFGIDPRAFALLPFGGAGPMLACYFARALGMESIVVPTAPGVLSALGGLIADTRNDFVKTTYYDLDAGTLARLADDLHALDTAARAWLREQTGDDTRAELAVSADMRYKGQSFEIDTPLDAAWLPNRDLTALSEAFHREHERLYGHRDGRATVQVIALRLVIRAATPKPVPVPIAAGDGAPVSAGTIRVYMDGTFHDAALYRRADLKAGEQFDGPAVVAQDDCTTSVLPGFRGRVDRFGNLVFTLVH from the coding sequence ATGGGCTTGAGAATCGGAGTCGACATCGGCGGATCGTTTGCCGATTTCGCGGTGCTGGACGATGCGACGGGCGAGCTGAAAACGCTCAAGGTGTTTTCGCGGCCGGATAGCCCCGGCAGCGAAGTGCTGCGCGGCATGGAGCAACTGCGCGAACGCGACGGCATCGCGCCCGCCGACGTCACGTACTTCACGCACGGCACGACCGTCGGCGTGAATGCCGTCGTGCAACGCAAAGGCCTGCGGCTGGGCCTGATCACGACGCGGCATTTCGAGGACGTGCTGGATCTCGCGCGCCTGAAAGGCCCCGACATGTACAACCTGTTGTCGAAACGGCCCGCGCCGCTGGTGCCGCGTGAGCGCGTGTTCGGCGTGACCGGACGGCTCGCGGCGGACGGCAGCGTCGAGACCCCGATCGACGAAGCGAGCGTGCTCGACGCGCTCACCCGGCTCCGGCAGGCAGGCTGCGAAGGAGTGGTGGTCGCGCTGCTGCATGCGTACCGCAACCCGGCCCACGAGCACGCGGTGAAGGCGATCATCGAACGGGAGATACCGGGGTTCTTCGTGTCGTGTTCGAGCGACGTGTGGCCGATCATCCGCGAATACGAGCGCACGTCGACGGCGGTGATCGGCGGATATGTGCAGCCGAAGGTCTCGCACTACCTGAGCTCGCTGCAACGCGCACTCGTCGAGACGGGCATCACCGCCGACATGAAAGTCACCAAGTCCAACGGCGGCGTGATGAGCGCCGAGGCGGGCAAGACCAACTGCGTTCAGATGATCCTGTCGGGCACCGCGTCGGGTGTGATCGGCGCGGCGTATGTCGCGCGTCAGAGCGGTATCGATCACTGCATGAGTCTCGACATCGGCGGCACCACGGCGGATGTCGCGCTGATCGTCGACGGCGAGCCGCAATACGCGAGCGGCGAATATCTCGGCGATTTCCAGATTCATATCCCGTCGGTGTCGGTGTCGTCGATCGGCGACGGCGGCGGCTCGATTGCGTGGGTCGACGACTTCGGCGTGCTCAAGGTCGGCCCCGAAAGCGCGGGCTCGAATCCCGGCCCGGCGTGCTACGGACGCGGAGGCTCCCGCGCGACGATCACCGACGCCTTCGTCGTGCTCGGCGTGATCGGCAACGCGAGTCTCGGCTACAACTCGGTGAGCGTCGATCACGACGCTGCGCATCGCGCCGTCGGCGTGCTCGCCCATCGGCTCGGGATCGATGTGTATGCGGCGGCCGAGGCGGTTGTCGGCGTCGCGGTGTCGGGCATGTACGCGGGCGTGAGCCGGATCGTGTCGCGCTTCGGCATCGATCCGCGCGCGTTCGCGCTGCTGCCGTTCGGCGGCGCGGGTCCGATGCTCGCGTGCTACTTCGCGCGCGCGCTCGGCATGGAGAGCATCGTCGTGCCGACCGCGCCGGGTGTGCTGAGCGCGCTCGGCGGACTGATCGCCGATACGCGCAATGACTTCGTGAAAACCACCTACTACGATCTCGACGCCGGCACGCTCGCGCGTCTCGCCGACGATCTGCACGCGCTCGACACGGCGGCGCGCGCGTGGCTGCGCGAACAGACCGGCGACGACACGCGGGCGGAACTCGCGGTGTCGGCGGACATGCGCTACAAGGGCCAGTCGTTCGAGATCGATACGCCGCTCGACGCGGCGTGGCTGCCCAACCGCGACCTCACGGCGCTGAGCGAAGCGTTCCATCGCGAGCACGAGCGGCTGTACGGTCATCGCGATGGGCGGGCGACGGTACAGGTCATCGCGCTGCGGCTCGTGATCCGCGCGGCGACACCGAAACCCGTCCCGGTGCCGATCGCGGCAGGCGACGGCGCACCGGTGTCGGCGGGGACGATTCGCGTGTACATGGACGGCACGTTTCACGACGCCGCGCTCTACCGGCGAGCGGATCTGAAAGCGGGCGAGCAGTTCGACGGACCCGCGGTGGTCGCGCAGGACGACTGCACGACCAGCGTGTTGCCGGGCTTTCGCGGCCGGGTGGACCGCTTCGGCAACCTCGTTTTCACACTCGTTCACTGA
- a CDS encoding ABC transporter ATP-binding protein: MKAHLFRRAHAALTAISGAAPLPSSNLVEVRGLRVVGSRPGEADTTIVDGIDFEIARGEVLALIGESGSGKTTIALSLMGHARSGCRIAGGAIRVGDTDVLGLSPKGLAGIRGRKVAYIAQSAAASFNPARTIMDQVIESALIHGTLGKRAAQAKAVELFRALALPEPETIGRRYPHQVSGGQLQRLMAAMALITDPELVILDEPTTALDVTTQIDVLQAFRRVIRQYGMTAVYVSHDLAVVAQMADRIVVLSNGEIRETGRTEQILHAPAHPYTQSLIAAVTPVAPAASASGEPAAAKFETETPAQPATAPLLELRRLTAGYGGTNAKGWPNKVILNDVGLVIGRGQTVGVIGESGSGKTTLAKVIAGLVPMARGSLLLDGKPLAADLRRRSREQFRCIQIVFQNADTALNPTHTVERTLARPLKFYHGMKGEAARRRVAELLGLVRLPAELAQRRTGELSGGQKQRVNLARALAAEPKLILCDEVTSALDTVVGAAILDLLRDLQKKLGVSYLFITHDIAKVRAISDDIVVLYAGHRVETGNRDALSAPPYHPYSHLLVSSAPELRAGWLEEADERCHQTLPPIGESTHEPELCTFLARCPMRMDGVCNRTAPAERTLASGAQVLCHRSEAELEQFQNVPPDDAAAAVLAQTAALRV; the protein is encoded by the coding sequence ATGAAAGCTCATCTTTTCAGACGGGCTCATGCAGCCTTGACGGCCATCTCGGGAGCCGCGCCGTTGCCGTCGTCAAATCTCGTCGAGGTGCGCGGCTTGCGCGTGGTCGGCAGCCGTCCGGGCGAAGCGGATACGACGATCGTCGATGGCATCGACTTCGAGATTGCGCGCGGTGAGGTGCTCGCGCTGATCGGCGAGTCGGGCTCGGGCAAGACCACCATCGCGTTGTCGCTGATGGGCCACGCCCGCAGCGGCTGCCGGATCGCAGGCGGCGCGATCCGGGTAGGCGATACCGACGTGCTCGGCCTGTCGCCGAAAGGGCTGGCGGGAATCCGCGGCCGCAAGGTGGCTTACATCGCGCAGAGCGCGGCGGCGTCGTTCAACCCGGCGCGCACGATCATGGACCAGGTGATCGAGAGCGCGCTGATTCATGGCACGCTCGGCAAACGCGCCGCCCAGGCGAAAGCGGTCGAACTGTTCCGCGCGCTCGCGCTGCCGGAACCGGAGACGATTGGCCGGCGCTACCCGCATCAGGTGTCGGGCGGGCAGTTGCAGCGGCTGATGGCGGCGATGGCGCTGATTACCGATCCTGAACTCGTGATCCTCGACGAACCGACCACGGCGCTCGACGTCACCACGCAAATCGATGTGCTGCAGGCGTTCCGCCGCGTGATCCGCCAGTACGGGATGACCGCGGTCTACGTGTCGCACGATCTGGCGGTGGTCGCGCAGATGGCGGATCGCATCGTCGTACTGAGCAACGGCGAAATTCGCGAAACGGGCCGCACGGAGCAGATTCTGCATGCGCCGGCACATCCTTATACGCAAAGCCTGATCGCCGCGGTGACGCCGGTTGCGCCTGCGGCGTCGGCGAGTGGCGAACCTGCTGCCGCAAAGTTTGAGACAGAAACACCGGCACAGCCCGCGACCGCACCGCTGCTCGAACTGCGTCGTTTGACTGCGGGCTACGGCGGCACTAACGCGAAGGGCTGGCCGAACAAGGTCATTCTGAACGACGTCGGTCTCGTGATCGGCCGGGGTCAGACGGTGGGGGTGATCGGCGAATCCGGCTCCGGCAAGACGACGCTCGCGAAGGTGATCGCCGGGCTCGTTCCGATGGCGCGCGGCAGTCTCCTACTCGACGGCAAACCGCTAGCCGCCGATCTGCGCCGCCGCAGCCGCGAGCAGTTTCGCTGCATCCAGATCGTGTTCCAGAACGCCGATACCGCGCTCAATCCGACTCACACGGTCGAGCGCACGCTGGCGCGTCCGCTGAAGTTTTATCACGGTATGAAGGGCGAGGCCGCGCGTCGCCGCGTCGCCGAACTGCTCGGACTGGTGCGGCTTCCTGCCGAACTGGCGCAGCGGCGCACCGGCGAGTTGTCGGGCGGTCAGAAGCAGCGCGTGAATCTCGCGCGGGCGCTCGCCGCCGAGCCGAAGCTGATTCTTTGCGACGAAGTCACGTCCGCGCTCGATACGGTGGTCGGCGCGGCGATTCTCGACCTGCTGCGCGATCTGCAGAAGAAGCTTGGCGTGTCGTATCTGTTCATTACGCACGACATCGCCAAGGTGCGCGCGATCAGCGACGACATCGTCGTGCTGTACGCCGGGCATCGCGTCGAAACGGGTAATCGGGACGCGTTGTCGGCACCGCCGTATCACCCGTATTCGCATCTGCTGGTGTCGTCCGCGCCGGAATTGCGCGCCGGCTGGCTCGAGGAAGCGGACGAGCGCTGCCATCAGACGCTGCCGCCGATCGGCGAATCGACCCACGAACCGGAGCTGTGCACGTTTCTCGCGCGCTGTCCGATGCGTATGGACGGCGTCTGCAATCGGACCGCGCCGGCCGAGCGCACGCTGGCGAGCGGCGCGCAGGTGCTGTGCCATCGCAGCGAAGCGGAACTGGAGCAATTCCAGAACGTGCCGCCCGACGACGCAGCCGCCGCGGTGCTCGCGCAGACCGCTGCGCTGCGGGTCTGA
- a CDS encoding ABC transporter permease: protein MSILRPASQSPQSPRSPHRLGALEPVQRSSMLPQGAEPGRSWGGGNSPAPQPVRRRSLAQRMNLSTGGWIGFVMVSCALFVAAFAPWIAPHPVGAIVTTDVFASFSAKLPLGSDYLGRDMLTRIIYGMRLTVVLALAAALLAALTGTILGLLAAVAGRRIDETMSRLLDAVTSIPSKMFALMIVAAFGSSLPLLIVTAAVSYMPGSYRIARSLAVNISTLEYVQVARARGESALYIACFEMLPNMLHPMLADTGLRFTFVVLLLSSLSFLGLGVQPPYADLGSLVRENIAGLGEGVPVVILPAIAIAVLTVGVNLLIDGLPRRGRRKNAADADGGH, encoded by the coding sequence ATGAGTATTCTTCGACCTGCTTCCCAATCGCCTCAATCGCCCCGTTCTCCTCACCGGCTCGGCGCGCTCGAACCGGTGCAGCGCAGCAGCATGTTGCCGCAAGGTGCCGAGCCGGGCCGCTCGTGGGGCGGCGGCAACAGTCCGGCGCCGCAGCCGGTACGCCGCCGCAGCCTCGCGCAGCGGATGAACCTCTCGACCGGCGGCTGGATCGGCTTCGTCATGGTGAGTTGCGCGCTGTTCGTGGCGGCGTTCGCGCCGTGGATCGCGCCGCATCCGGTCGGCGCGATCGTCACCACCGACGTCTTCGCGAGTTTCAGCGCGAAGCTGCCGCTCGGCTCCGACTACCTGGGCCGCGACATGTTGACCCGCATCATCTACGGGATGCGGCTGACGGTCGTGCTGGCGCTCGCGGCAGCACTGCTGGCGGCGCTCACGGGAACGATCCTGGGGCTGCTCGCCGCGGTGGCGGGCCGCCGTATCGACGAAACCATGAGCCGGCTGCTCGATGCCGTCACGTCGATTCCGTCGAAGATGTTCGCGCTGATGATCGTGGCCGCGTTCGGTTCGTCGCTGCCGCTGCTGATCGTGACGGCGGCCGTGAGCTACATGCCGGGTTCGTACCGGATCGCCCGCTCGCTCGCGGTCAATATCAGCACGCTCGAATACGTGCAGGTTGCGCGGGCGCGCGGCGAGAGCGCGCTCTACATCGCGTGCTTCGAGATGCTGCCGAACATGCTCCACCCGATGCTCGCCGACACCGGCCTGCGCTTCACCTTCGTCGTGCTGCTGCTGAGCAGCCTGAGCTTTCTCGGGCTGGGTGTGCAGCCGCCATATGCCGATCTTGGTTCGCTGGTGCGCGAGAACATCGCGGGACTCGGCGAAGGCGTGCCGGTCGTGATCCTGCCCGCGATCGCCATTGCGGTGCTCACGGTCGGCGTGAACCTGCTGATCGACGGCCTGCCGCGGCGCGGTCGCCGCAAAAACGCGGCCGATGCCGACGGAGGTCATTGA
- a CDS encoding ABC transporter permease, whose amino-acid sequence MNGNIAQLIGRRVAVTALTLLIVSIIIFVITNLLPGDAAQAALGQAATAETVAALRQQFGLDQPAYLRYFHWLIGLLHANFGVSLSNNLPVTDLIEGRLPKSLTLAAITTAVSVPIAVSAGILAAVRRDSLIDRIVSLGTLSLVATPEFLIATLAVLVLAVKLHWLSALSYSGEIDSLHDFLRAYAMPVVTLCAVVIAQMARMTRAAVIEQLSSSYVEMAMLKGASPARVVLRHALPNAIGPIANAIALSLSYLLGGVIVVETIFNYPGLASLMVDAVSNRDFPLVQACTLLFCLGYLLLVLLADLCAIISNPRLRT is encoded by the coding sequence ATGAACGGGAATATCGCCCAGTTGATCGGCCGGCGCGTCGCGGTCACCGCGCTGACGTTGCTGATTGTCTCGATCATCATCTTCGTGATCACCAATCTGTTGCCGGGCGATGCCGCGCAGGCCGCGCTCGGCCAGGCGGCGACCGCGGAAACGGTCGCGGCTCTCCGCCAGCAGTTCGGCCTCGATCAGCCCGCTTATCTGCGCTACTTTCATTGGCTGATCGGGCTGCTGCACGCGAATTTCGGCGTGTCGCTGTCGAATAATCTGCCCGTGACCGATCTGATCGAAGGCCGCTTGCCGAAGTCGTTGACGCTGGCCGCGATCACCACCGCCGTGTCGGTGCCGATCGCGGTGTCGGCGGGCATTCTTGCGGCGGTAAGGCGCGATTCGCTGATCGACCGGATCGTGAGTCTCGGCACACTCTCGCTGGTCGCTACGCCCGAGTTCCTGATTGCGACGCTCGCGGTGCTGGTGCTGGCCGTCAAGCTGCACTGGTTGTCGGCGCTGTCGTATAGCGGCGAGATCGACAGCCTGCACGATTTTCTGCGCGCCTATGCGATGCCGGTTGTCACGCTATGTGCGGTCGTGATTGCGCAGATGGCGCGCATGACGCGCGCAGCGGTGATCGAGCAACTCAGTTCGTCGTATGTGGAAATGGCGATGCTCAAGGGAGCGAGCCCCGCCCGCGTCGTGCTGCGCCATGCGCTGCCGAATGCGATCGGCCCGATCGCCAACGCGATTGCGCTCAGCCTGTCGTATCTGCTCGGCGGGGTGATCGTCGTCGAAACCATCTTCAACTATCCAGGCCTCGCCAGCCTGATGGTCGACGCGGTGAGCAACCGCGACTTCCCGCTCGTACAGGCCTGCACGCTGCTGTTCTGTCTCGGCTATCTGCTGCTCGTGCTGCTAGCCGACCTGTGCGCCATCATCTCGAACCCGAGGCTGCGGACATGA